From the Corythoichthys intestinalis isolate RoL2023-P3 chromosome 6, ASM3026506v1, whole genome shotgun sequence genome, the window attttttaacaaattaactGCCGCCATTACCGGGATATTtttaataaccctaccttaagcctaaagtaaAGACACTGGATGAGtgttaacatattatgtctgtaacgttaaatacagctagaaaacgatttaataaaaaaaatatatatatatatatattaaaaaggcatggccgatatttttttgccgattccgaaactttgaaaatgacgtgatcggacccgagcgATCAGGacgccgatcgatcaggtcatctcaagtagaaacacaggttctcgtgtttggaggaggaagaatactgaattgcatccgaagaacaccatacccactgtgaagcatgggggtggaaacatcatgctttggggctgtttttctgcaaagggaccaggacgactgatctgtgtaaaggaaagaatgaatagggccacatatcgagagattttgagtgaaaatgtccttccatcaggaagggcattgaagattagacgtggctgggtctttcagcatgacaatgattccaaacacacagccagggcaacaaaggagtggcttcgtaagaagcattacaaggtcctggagtggcctagccagtctccagatcttaactccatagaaaatctgtggagggagttgaaagcagTGTTGCCTaatggcagccccaaaacatcactgcatggaggataccagcaacagtgtgtgaaaagcttgtgaagagatacagaaaacgtttggcctccgttatttccaacaaaggttacataaaaaaagtattgagatgaacttttagtattgaccaaatacttattttccaccatgatttgcaaataaattctttaaaaatcaaacaatgtgatttctgtttttttcccccttattctgtctctcatgcttgaagtttacccattttgacaattacaggcctctctaatattttcaagtgggagaacttgcacaattagtggttggctaaatacttatttgccccactgtatatatattatgttaATATGTTACCTCGTGCGTCTTGAAGAAATGAGATTGCTCCAGAACTGACCGCAGCTCCTCCAAACGTTCCAGATACAGCTTCTAAATGTTAGGAAAAAGAACAAAATGGAgtcaattttttccccaatcgGTCTTAAAATATTGGGAATAGCAAAAATGTAGTCATTAGGAATGTAATGATGCATCGTACAGTGTTGGCAAATATGGAcatgtttccgaggtactttttgcatttctgctcgcgacttcagttttacactttctctcaccaaaacaacagtggagctggagtggcattactcatcaaaatccctcaaaaatgatcatttggaaatgccgcatccatctgccatcatcatgacatgggaggacaacatgaagaaatggctaagagtGACCACAACCAAActagttttgtattttattgatttaatggcagtggatggaaacgcaatcagggacctgaaaagctccgaagcatccaGTTTAATGCTTCCCAATACATGAACATGGGActtttgtgttcatgaaggcataTGTGGAACCAAGACAGCGCCTCCACAAAGCAAAACAGGTACAATTACTTttaatttgactacaattctgtgttgCTTCACAGCTGAaacatcattagctttgcattaGCTTTAACAACAAAGAAAGGGAAAACAAACACTTATCTAGAACAAGTCATACACAGGGTGTTTACCACAAATGTACAATTTCAAGTGTtacaggtttttgtttgtttctttacaggtggcagcaatcaaaaagaatgacatactatttgtggttATAAATCATAACACCATAATTATAATGTAACCAGGTGGAAAGTacgttgtagtatttccttgtaacaacaaaatctgtgtgAGCCCTTCTggattcggcaactgtaatagtTGTAATTTCgcatcattttggtcactcaagtggccgacgtatcaatctacaccccatgttaacacaggctgcacagattgtcagaattttgtccacgaacgatcaaAGAAGTAATAAGAACAAACATGTAATCTTTTAGGTGGATCCTTTAGTGTTAAATCTGTAAGCAAAATCCTAAATCTGCTGCTGctttcgatttaaggcgtatgcCGAGGTAAATCCACACTGGCGGTTTGAAACTGAACGCTGTTCaatacattccacttccaatcaTATATATCGGCGCTTtcaggagttcacacaaccaagcACAGCAAGTCCCGGAGTTTCAACTACGActactgaatcaatttttggagattccgtgggttcccctggtttgatttggcagtttaaTACTTTGTCTACTTCGACCTCAATTCatggtgttctgtctaaaccggaagtccatCGCAgaaaacaggcatgaaaatgggtcaggggttaaatgggtgagaagggtgtggaggaaatatgttccagtagggctgtcccaaacgagtaattttctcccgattagtcagcaattagtcaactaatccccccccccacaaaactattttggaacacttaaattctttattaaagtacaaataaacatgtaaataacaataattaatcacacatgaacactgaggtcaaatgctgatagtaggcctgaacgatattggaaaaaaactatcactgcaatttttggggagtttgcgatataatattgcgatattaaaacgagaaatttttcaccaaataacttgaatagctccgtTCGGGATAGCTGCACTGTTGacgaagaaaaacagtttggtcgtgCTGCCTAGcaagagggagagtgagacactGTGGTGCTGTataagcatgaagcagaaaaacatgaatgcatgttgtttttaaattccgatgctctgaaaaatggcgccatcggccctaatttttataactcagtttaatccaggatctgcacacttgctgcgttcatcaagtaaaacaaaagtttaaatgttgaaaaaaagggaaaaaaattgcacGTCCTGCAATGTGACTATTGCGCCTGCGCTAGGGGTGTAGCGGTAAACAAAAATCtctgttcggtacgtacctcggtttgaggtcacggttcggttcattttcggtacagtaagaaaacaaaatgcaaaatataaatgtgctagttgtttattacacacctttgtgctttcaacaataggaacattagcctatacaaagctagaattctgctcaaaaagtagcgggtatttaaagataatccaaaaacaatttgcctttcagaccccgcgtattggtcagctttctttctgaaagaaagaagaaaaaagtcctgtgctaaagagacaagcaatcccaatgacaaagattttatcatgtattttacaaatgaaatgcctcaatgaatcatttttttccctaatgtacggttttcaaaagctttattggtggattttctcaagttaaagcgccacacagaaattaataaattcaaTTGTGTAAGcaagatctgtgtattattcttatttaattacaggtgttttagttaATTTCTATTTATTCTatctaaatgggctattatttattttattatgtgtttatattttacaaatgtgacgtagtattcatttatattgtatatttcatgttgtataactttacttcctatgtgaatattagttcctacttgttttgttgtggtaggaggttttgtattgaacacggggccgtgttggttattattatagcagagaagacggcagtaaatcaacaaagacaagtcaactgtgccccgatctaccactcaagagatctgagggactcaaaaagtaggttacgattgcatattagtttgaaaatcgaccggatccaccgtatttttacacgagtgacttccggtctgcccgatcctagctaccggtagtagtattgacgcaggagggtcgtgtCTCGCGTTAAacgataaactctgccgttcttttcgcgtgcatcgtgttgagccgcttctaggacgcgtctaacacgcggccgcactgcaactggtgtgcattggctgattgtctttaacgcccgcgtttcactgcgttctcgcggcggccacgttgtcgcgctgttgacatttctgggttatactgtcctaccgtgttggtcctcattatattaGAAAAGACggcgtaaatataatctacacaaagaaactaacccAATCGATTCACAGcattgaaaagtaagggttacattacgtcagaaactcgttcggtacgcctccgttccgaaccgagcaccacgtagcgaaacggttcaatacaaatacatgtaccgttacacccttagcatGCGcatattgcgatggcgatgttcaaacgatacagtatattgtgcaggcttagCTGATAGCACTTACTAGTGCGAAAGaatagaatgtaaacagattcagaacactgacttcgcctttccaacaattttcaaaacatttcttataaaaaaaaatgtctagcattatagtatactactatatataatagtattataataattacaaaattaattgccaatcatatttttttaaaagggtgtcattttaaagttattcttagtgtaaaatctgaattctgtagtattatagtattaaCATTGTTATAGTataaattctgaagtatgtgggattaactccagaaatcgttcttTATATGACAAacctgacatgcttttattttgaaatgttcaacggaagtacgttcgctaaaccactaacaactttacactccgcaaaacgcacttttcgtcattgcttgtggtgtcactaatagatttttttttttttttttcattttttcgtttgcaaatgctgttaaccagcgatttttcatgtttgaagtgtcacctttaaaccgcaagtttgcgtttatgaaaacactgccaatgttttatagcaggttaaagtaagttgtcttttttccccattagtctcagtgtagcaatgctaacgtttacagtgtttaatatagatgtgtttccttattttgtatgtgtgaactgtaattctacggcgtgttgttgaccaataaaaaTCTGGACACAACAATAGGAGTCTCGtatgtcatctacacgcacgcacaaatataTGCACGCACGccgtgataaaacgcagccatgaaaattaccgccctcatttttatttaccgtgcgataaatggactcactgcatatcgcgacaggcttagcaacttcaataaaacatgtagttagttagttagatggacttacgacccCACCCCTTCactaaaaattttctcctcggatctacacaattcacgtaggtcaccctttttgacttcaaaacggcgaatttcgccgacaggtgagtgattttcatgcctgagaaAATGTcatagatggcgccgcccatgtttcgctcaggaaacttgtctatacggtATATGTGTCCAACGAGCCAATCAAATTGGTCGAAACGCAAAACATCAATGAACAATTTCATCTTTTAGTTATGTCGGCATGTGAAAAAGAATGGTTTTCCttcaaatgtctgaaatgtttcagCAAAAAGTGTCAAAAACCTCTAAATTGCTGCATATTTTTATTCCTTTTTAAATGTGATTGCGTTATACATGTACATAACATGGCAACAAACCAATTAGAAGACCGTGAATCGAATTATTGCAGAATTTGTGATATCAGCAAGTATTGtatctacagttgtggtcaaaagtttacatacacttgtgaagaacataatgtcatggctctcttgagtttccagttatttctacaactctgatttttctctgatagagtgattggaacagatacttctttgtcacaaaaaacattcatgaagtttggttcttttatgactattatgggtgaacagaaaaacgtgatcaaatctgctgggtcaaaaatatacatacagcagcgctaatatttggtaacatgtcccttggccattttcacttcaattaggcgcttttggtagccatccacaagcttctggttgaatctttgaccactcctcttgaccgaattggtgcagttcagttaaatttgatggctttctgacatggacttgtttcttcagcattgtccacaagttctcaatggggtttaagtcaggactttgggaaggccattcgaaaagcttaattctagcctgatttagccattccattaccacttttgatgtgtgtttggggtcattgtcctgttggaacacccaactgcgaccaagacccaatcttcgggctgatgacgttaggttatcttgaagaatttgaaggtaatcctccttcttcattatctcatttactctctgtaaagcgccagttccattggaagcaaaacagccccacagcataatactaccaccaccgtgcttgacggtaggcatggtgtacttggggttaaaggcctcaccttttctcctccaaacatattgctgggcattgtggccaaacagcttgatttttgtttcgtctgaccacagaactttcctccagaaggtcttatctttgtccatgtgatcagcagcaaacttcagtcgagccttaaggtgccgcttttggagcaagggcttccttcttgcacggcagcctctcagtccatggagatgcaaaacacgcttgactgtggacactgacacctgtgttccagcagcttctaattcttggcagatctgctttttggtgattctcggttgaatcttcaccctcctgaccaattttctctcagcagcaggtgatagcttgcgttttcttcctgatcgtggcagtgacaaaacagtgccattcactttatacttacaaacaattgtttgcactgttgctcttgggacctgcagctgctttgaaatggctccaagtgactttcctgacttgttcaagtcaatgattcgctttttcagatccatgtatgtatatttttgacccagcagatttgatcactttttctgttcacccataactaaatcataaaagaaccaaacttcatgaatgttttttgtgacatagaagtatctgttccaatcactctatcagagaaaaatcaagagttgtagaaataactggaaactcaagagagccatgacactatgttcttcacaagtgtatgtaaacttttgaccacaactgtatgtcaaAAGAATCGATATCGTAGCGTCATCAACTGGTGACATTGATCACCGTCAATGGGAGTCAATGAGTTAAGACAAGTTGCGGACAGCTAAGCTTACAACAGATGAGTTCACTTGACGTTATTTTGATGAGGAAACTTGTTTTTGGGAGTCAGAGGACTGTGTTGAAATGAAGAGGAAATGCTTTTGCAATTGGCCAAGGCGTAAATATGCCAGAagtaacaaattttagcaagtgtAATATAATTCTTTCTCCTTGTAGCATTTTGTTACTGCAGAAAAGTGTTTTAAGTCCAACAGTGCTAATAGTGTGCCTCTTTTAAATTAAAAGTGACTGAAAACCCACCAGGGTCTGAGTGTTTCCATCCACAAAGTCCTCCAAAGCCTGCATCACTTGCTCCTTGAGCTTGGTGGTCTTAAAATTCGTGTTGCACGTGCCATCTGCTTTCTGCAGAAGCAAACAAACACCAATGAGGGTTGTCGTCACGTGAACAAAAGGAATGTGAATATTTTCAGGATGCAGTGTGACAGAACAGACCTTAATACCCTCGATCCGGAAACCCATTGTTGCAGTGGAGCTGAGAGTCTCCCTCCACTGCATGTATCGGGGCTTGAGCACCCCCTGTTGGGCCTTCTCCTCCTCAGTAGGGGCCCCAGGGTCCACGGCTAccatcttgtcatacatgtcttTCCGCAGGCGTGGACGCTCTCTCGCTTTCATCAGCTCCTCCTCCAAGTAGGTCCTTATTGAGACGGAAAAATGAAATTTTCTGCTATCTCAAACAGGAAAAAATGCCAACATATCAATTTAGTCTCTACTCACCTGCTGCCCATTTTACAGTCCATAATGGATGGAGAGTCAAAATCCGCCAGCAGATCATCCATCAGGTTGTAATCCTGCTTGTCTCTCTGCACCACACCATAATAACCAGGCACGTATGGCTGAAGGGTGTCCTTCATCAGTTTCTCGAGGCACTGCTGCTCACACTCGCAGTAGCGCTTTAACAGGCGACCGTTCTCACCGGCCTGGAAGTTACCTGACCAAAACAAGGAGATTACATTAAAGAACACATTGTATGATGTGTATGTACGATCTTCGTGAAAGTAGTTAAAAGTATTTATAAGTGTTATTTAAGTCTGCACATCATGAATTTCTTAAGGCGTCTgattatggaaaaaaagtttaaaaacaaaaaatagcatCCCCTACGAGCGCAGCAATTTTGTGATGTTAGTTTTACCCATGCACAATAACACTAATGGACTCGAGCACAGGCGCATATGATATTCAGGATTAAGGATCTCACGGGGAAAAGCAGGAAATCTGAAAAACTCGCATTTGATTAGCTAAAATTACCAGCATTGACAAAATGTCTACCCCCGTGACAGATGGGCACTTCCTGAAATACTGCCTTTTAATAACCTTTATCTCCTATATTCAAGGGACTATAAGGAGACTAAAGCGTAACTGCAGCTCGTGCATGGCTTGCATGCTTGAACGAGCACTAACATACAGCAATGAGCATTTGGCCCATCAAATCAGTACCAGAATTGTGAAAACAGTTCGCCGCAAgtcttaagtgggttagaaaactgattttgccaggtGGAGACTAGGCAGAGGCTTGATAAAATGCTAAGACCGCATTGaacagcaaatgaacattcgctgccaccctcccacttcaaatggactggatgtctactagGAGTAAACTCAatccaattcacaacagaagctttttttctgtttattagttgttttgtggaATATCTTaggatgatttcctgaccattgcatagataatcgttgtatcgcctaagcctgtcgcaatacgcagtaagtccatttatcgcacgataaataaaaaagaaggcggtaatttttccgctgcgattaatCGCCTCGCAtacacgtgcgtgcgtgcggcagacgtgctgttaaaagttcggattcct encodes:
- the si:dkey-77f5.3 gene encoding transposable element Tcb1 transposase; protein product: MDLKKRIIDLNKSGKSLGAISKQLQVPRATVQTIVCKYKVNGTVLSLPRSGRKRKLSPAAERKLVRRVKIQPRITKKQICQELEAAGTQVSVSTVKRVLHLHGLRGCRARRKPLLQKRHLKARLKFAADHMDKDKTFWRKVLWSDETKIKLFGHNAQQYVWRRKGEAFNPKYTMPTVKHGGGSIMLWGCFASNGTGALQRVNEIMKKEDYLQILQDNLTSSARRLGLGRSWVFQQDNDPKHTSKVVMEWLNQARIKLFEWPSQSPDLNPIENLWTMLKKQVHVRKPSNLTELHQFGQEEWSKIQPEACGWLPKAPN